In one window of Chryseobacterium sp. JV274 DNA:
- a CDS encoding GNAT family N-acetyltransferase, which produces MKYQIKETKDLTESEIEHILQLWDISAWNTMKPAYFRTFFKDSEFHFMLNSDENILALMRVNFDFTLKITGIDYSFGEAVGLVSAHKKKGYGAALVHHFEENVIQRNLDTIGFCHSDLRPFYEKCSIEILHDKAKMIKESIGSEWINSEDDDILIFNVSKETKELLNQLSSQNNAYLISKE; this is translated from the coding sequence ATGAAATATCAGATAAAAGAAACTAAGGATTTAACGGAAAGCGAGATAGAACATATCTTGCAGCTTTGGGATATTTCTGCCTGGAATACTATGAAACCTGCCTATTTCCGGACTTTTTTCAAAGATTCAGAATTTCATTTTATGCTGAATAGCGATGAGAATATACTGGCATTGATGCGTGTAAATTTTGATTTCACCTTAAAAATAACGGGCATTGACTATTCTTTTGGAGAAGCTGTAGGTCTCGTTTCTGCACATAAAAAGAAAGGATATGGAGCAGCTTTAGTCCATCATTTCGAAGAAAATGTCATTCAGAGAAATTTGGATACTATTGGTTTCTGTCATTCGGATCTTCGTCCTTTTTATGAAAAGTGTTCGATTGAAATTCTTCATGATAAAGCCAAAATGATCAAAGAAAGTATCGGTTCGGAATGGATAAACTCTGAAGATGATGATATTTTGATTTTTAATGTTTCAAAGGAAACAAAAGAACTGCTCAATCAGCTGAGCTCACAGAATAATGCTTATTTAATTAGTAAAGAATAA
- a CDS encoding phosphoribosylanthranilate isomerase, protein MNLQPSSTPKLKVCGLTQLNQIQELIAMNVDFLGFIFYAKSPRYVLNHLSLEEISTIDHHGKTGVFVNEATDNILKIIQKAGLHFVQLHGDESDRFIAELRQKLDPEVKIIKVIRIGENDSDTKNKILQTFNLQPATSTLQPISYYLFDTDGKTFGGTGKQFDWSLLKDLTIPLPYFLSGGISEENIGNIEALQQKPYALDINSKFETEPGYKDIDRIKKFKDLYQ, encoded by the coding sequence ATGAATCTGCAACCTTCCAGCACTCCAAAACTCAAAGTATGTGGTTTAACACAATTAAACCAGATTCAGGAGCTGATCGCTATGAACGTAGATTTCCTTGGCTTTATCTTCTATGCAAAATCACCAAGATATGTGTTGAATCATCTGAGCCTGGAAGAGATCTCTACTATTGATCATCACGGGAAAACAGGTGTTTTTGTGAATGAAGCCACGGATAACATTCTCAAAATTATTCAAAAAGCAGGATTACATTTTGTTCAGCTTCATGGTGACGAAAGTGATCGTTTCATTGCTGAATTAAGACAAAAACTGGATCCCGAAGTTAAGATCATTAAAGTGATAAGAATAGGAGAAAATGATTCAGATACCAAAAATAAAATATTGCAAACTTTTAACCTGCAACCAGCAACCTCGACTCTACAACCTATCTCCTATTACCTTTTCGATACAGATGGAAAAACATTCGGCGGAACGGGAAAACAGTTTGACTGGTCTTTATTGAAAGACCTTACTATTCCTCTGCCCTATTTTTTAAGTGGAGGTATTTCAGAGGAAAACATTGGAAATATCGAAGCATTACAACAAAAACCATATGCTTTAGATATCAATTCAAAATTTGAAACTGAACCAGGATATAAAGATATTGACCGCATAAAAAAGTTTAAAGACCTATATCAGTAA
- the trpC gene encoding indole-3-glycerol phosphate synthase TrpC — MTILDKIIEQKKLEIAGAKSRISLDRLKNTGFFGRKTYSLKESIKNKNGIIAEFKRQSPSKGIINNSVEPLEVVSAYESFGASGISILTDHDFFGGNLNDILSVRNDIKIPILRKDFMIDEYQFYEAKSIGADVILLIASCLSPAQVDEFTALAHELEMEVLLEIHTEDELKHFNSKIDLVGINNRNLKDFKVDLQHSVQLKNQLPKEVLSVAESGIYNLEDFQFLKEKGFDGFLMGEYFMKNTNPAKAFENFSVQI; from the coding sequence ATGACTATACTGGATAAAATTATTGAACAAAAAAAATTGGAGATTGCGGGAGCAAAATCACGTATATCTCTTGATCGATTAAAAAATACAGGCTTTTTTGGAAGAAAAACCTATTCTCTGAAAGAATCCATCAAAAATAAAAACGGGATTATCGCTGAATTTAAAAGACAATCTCCTTCAAAAGGGATTATCAACAATAGTGTAGAGCCTTTAGAAGTGGTTTCAGCTTACGAAAGCTTTGGAGCCAGCGGAATTTCTATCCTGACCGATCATGATTTTTTTGGAGGAAATTTAAATGATATTCTAAGTGTAAGAAATGATATTAAAATTCCGATCCTGCGAAAAGATTTTATGATTGATGAATACCAGTTCTATGAAGCCAAAAGTATAGGAGCAGATGTTATTTTACTGATTGCGTCTTGCCTTTCACCTGCTCAGGTAGATGAATTCACAGCACTTGCCCACGAACTGGAAATGGAAGTTTTATTGGAAATTCATACCGAAGATGAACTGAAACATTTTAATTCAAAAATTGATCTTGTGGGGATCAACAACAGAAACCTTAAGGATTTCAAAGTGGATCTTCAACATTCTGTTCAGTTGAAAAATCAGCTTCCCAAAGAAGTTTTATCTGTAGCGGAAAGCGGCATTTACAATCTTGAAGATTTTCAGTTTTTAAAAGAAAAAGGATTTGACGGCTTCCTGATGGGAGAATATTTTATGAAAAATACGAATCCTGCCAAAGCATTTGAAAATTTCTCAGTACAAATTTAA
- the trpD gene encoding anthranilate phosphoribosyltransferase: protein MKEILQYLFNHNTLSKSEAKATMIEIAQNKFNAAEVTAFISVFLMRNITLKEVEGFREALLQMAAPADIEASNAIDIVGTGGDGKDTINISTLASFVVAGAGQKVTKHGNYGASTTTGSSNVLEELGYQFKNNSEQLNEDLERANICFLHAPYFHPALQSVGLLRKSLGLRTFFNLLGPLVNPAKPKYSMIGVYNLEIARIYQYLLQKEEREFILVHGLDGYDEISLTDDSKIITKNGEEIYSAEDLGFNPVTLEDIKAGSSIQETAKIFMNILEGKGTEQQNSVILANASVALYNTHRFGTYDNCLLLAQESLQSGKALNSFNLLIN from the coding sequence ATGAAAGAAATACTGCAATACCTGTTCAACCATAATACGCTTTCAAAATCAGAAGCTAAAGCTACTATGATTGAGATTGCCCAGAATAAGTTCAATGCCGCAGAAGTTACCGCCTTTATCAGTGTTTTCCTGATGAGAAATATTACCCTGAAAGAAGTGGAAGGTTTCAGAGAGGCTCTGCTTCAGATGGCTGCTCCTGCAGACATAGAGGCAAGTAATGCCATTGATATTGTGGGAACGGGAGGTGACGGAAAAGATACCATCAATATATCAACATTGGCCAGCTTTGTGGTGGCCGGAGCCGGACAGAAGGTAACCAAACATGGAAATTATGGTGCTTCCACTACCACAGGTTCATCCAATGTACTGGAAGAACTGGGATATCAGTTCAAAAACAACTCGGAACAATTGAATGAAGACCTTGAAAGAGCCAACATCTGCTTTTTACATGCTCCTTATTTTCATCCCGCGCTGCAATCGGTTGGATTATTGAGAAAATCTTTAGGATTAAGAACATTCTTTAATCTTTTGGGACCATTAGTGAATCCTGCAAAACCCAAATATTCAATGATTGGAGTGTACAACCTGGAAATAGCGAGAATTTATCAGTATCTCCTTCAAAAAGAGGAACGTGAGTTTATTCTGGTACACGGCCTTGACGGATATGATGAAATAAGTCTTACCGATGACAGTAAAATCATCACAAAAAACGGGGAGGAAATATATTCTGCAGAAGATTTAGGTTTCAATCCGGTAACGCTGGAAGATATTAAGGCTGGAAGTTCTATTCAGGAAACAGCAAAAATATTTATGAATATCCTGGAGGGAAAAGGTACAGAACAACAAAATTCTGTGATTCTGGCGAATGCTTCGGTAGCTCTTTACAACACGCACAGGTTTGGAACGTATGACAACTGTCTTCTTTTAGCCCAGGAAAGTCTGCAAAGCGGAAAAGCACTGAACAGTTTTAATCTTTTAATTAATTAG
- a CDS encoding anthranilate synthase component II yields the protein MNNNINTQQTLLKVLVFDNYDSFTYNLVQIIERILNQKVDVVRNDKITLEEIGKYDKIILSPGPGIPEEAGILLDLIKEYAPTKSILGVCLGQQAIAEAFGGNLINLTEIFHGVATTTELVKENTKLFKNLSSGLEVGRYHSWAVNPEGFPEELEITAVDKDGMIMALQHKTYDVHGVQFHPESILTPEGEVIIKNFLLP from the coding sequence ATGAACAACAATATAAACACTCAGCAGACTCTGCTTAAAGTTCTCGTTTTTGACAACTATGACAGCTTCACTTATAACCTGGTCCAGATTATTGAAAGAATTCTGAATCAAAAAGTAGATGTGGTAAGAAATGATAAAATTACCCTTGAAGAAATTGGAAAATATGACAAGATCATCCTCTCACCGGGACCTGGAATTCCTGAAGAAGCAGGTATTTTATTAGACCTTATTAAGGAATATGCCCCTACGAAAAGTATTCTTGGAGTATGTCTCGGACAACAGGCTATCGCTGAAGCTTTCGGAGGAAATCTTATTAACCTGACTGAAATTTTCCACGGGGTGGCAACGACTACTGAACTGGTAAAAGAGAATACAAAACTTTTCAAAAATTTAAGTTCAGGACTGGAAGTGGGCAGATACCACAGCTGGGCAGTAAATCCCGAAGGGTTTCCGGAAGAGCTGGAGATCACAGCCGTAGACAAAGACGGAATGATCATGGCTTTACAGCACAAAACCTATGATGTACACGGAGTACAGTTTCACCCTGAGAGTATTTTAACACCCGAAGGAGAAGTCATCATTAAAAACTTTCTTTTACCGTGA
- a CDS encoding anthranilate synthase component I family protein translates to MFTDTIKIKTVSKKTLGDLHTPMNIYLKIRDKFRDTILLESSDSKSIDNNFSFIAVNAIAGIEVKNLNEYEIKLPASAPVKQFMMERNITDIFEEFRKIFKCEETNDPIEQTAQSLFGYTSFEAVQFFENINLKAQSKEVEIPVLRYRLYQYVIAINHFNDEMYIIENSIDGVKSEFHLLENLIKNQNTPVYPFEKTDKETSNITDEDYIELVKTAQKHCMRGDVFQLVLSRRFEQKFKGDEFNVYRSLRNINPSPYLFYFDYGNYKLFGSSPESQLIIKNNKAIIHPIAGTSKRTGNLETDLEAIEVLKADPKENAEHTMLVDLARNDLGKLGKNVTVSKLKEIQLFSHVIHMVSEVTADVADDINPLEMVSATFPQGTLSGAPKHKALQLINQYEKDSRGYYGGCIGIIGLNGTCNQAIMIRTFLSKNNTLFYQAGAGIVAKSVPENELQEVNNKLNALKKAVEKAEKIVEK, encoded by the coding sequence ATGTTCACTGACACAATTAAAATAAAAACTGTTTCGAAAAAAACACTGGGAGATCTTCATACTCCCATGAATATTTACCTTAAGATCAGGGATAAATTCCGTGATACGATTCTTCTCGAAAGCTCGGATTCAAAAAGTATTGATAATAATTTTTCCTTCATCGCAGTGAATGCCATTGCAGGAATTGAAGTGAAAAACCTCAACGAATATGAAATCAAGCTTCCTGCTTCTGCTCCTGTAAAGCAATTCATGATGGAACGCAATATCACCGATATATTTGAAGAATTCAGGAAAATTTTTAAATGTGAAGAAACCAACGACCCTATAGAACAGACCGCTCAGAGCCTTTTTGGCTATACAAGTTTTGAGGCGGTACAGTTTTTCGAAAACATCAATCTTAAAGCACAAAGTAAGGAAGTTGAAATTCCTGTGCTGAGATACAGATTATATCAATACGTGATCGCTATCAACCATTTCAATGATGAAATGTATATTATTGAAAACTCTATTGATGGGGTAAAATCTGAATTTCATCTGTTGGAAAATCTTATTAAAAACCAGAATACTCCGGTGTATCCTTTCGAAAAAACAGATAAGGAAACTTCCAATATTACTGATGAAGACTATATCGAACTGGTAAAAACAGCCCAAAAGCACTGCATGCGCGGAGATGTCTTCCAGCTGGTTCTGAGCAGAAGATTTGAACAGAAATTCAAAGGTGATGAATTCAATGTATACCGTTCTTTAAGAAACATCAACCCTTCTCCATACCTTTTCTATTTTGATTACGGAAATTATAAATTATTCGGATCAAGCCCTGAAAGTCAATTAATCATCAAAAACAATAAAGCAATTATCCACCCAATTGCCGGAACATCTAAAAGAACAGGAAATCTGGAAACGGATCTTGAAGCTATCGAGGTTTTAAAAGCTGATCCTAAAGAAAATGCAGAACATACCATGCTGGTTGACCTGGCAAGAAATGACCTTGGAAAACTCGGAAAAAATGTAACGGTAAGCAAACTTAAAGAAATTCAGCTGTTCTCTCACGTTATTCATATGGTAAGTGAAGTGACTGCTGATGTGGCTGATGATATCAATCCTCTTGAAATGGTTTCCGCTACTTTCCCTCAGGGAACACTGAGTGGTGCACCGAAGCATAAAGCTCTTCAACTTATTAATCAATACGAAAAAGATTCCCGCGGATATTATGGCGGCTGTATAGGAATTATCGGATTGAACGGTACCTGCAATCAGGCCATTATGATCAGAACTTTCTTAAGTAAAAATAATACACTCTTTTACCAGGCTGGTGCCGGTATTGTAGCAAAATCAGTTCCGGAAAATGAACTGCAGGAAGTCAATAACAAGCTGAATGCCCTTAAAAAAGCAGTTGAAAAAGCAGAAAAAATAGTTGAAAAATAA
- a CDS encoding cupin domain-containing protein translates to MTKKNLMGAAFFAVLSSLLISCDNSSNEPQSEYTDKIESVTLLKTTKSWDGTVYPAYPTTQPEISVLKIAVPPNRALDWHKHPVINAAYVEKGEIQIERKEDGKTQWIRKGQVLPEMVNIAHRGKTGDKGATLIVFYSGTPDIPLSEPVK, encoded by the coding sequence ATGACTAAAAAAAATTTAATGGGTGCCGCTTTCTTTGCTGTACTCTCTTCCCTGCTTATTTCCTGTGATAATTCATCGAACGAGCCGCAATCAGAATATACTGATAAAATTGAATCAGTAACACTTTTAAAAACGACAAAGTCTTGGGATGGAACTGTATATCCGGCCTATCCCACAACACAGCCCGAAATATCGGTTCTGAAGATTGCAGTTCCTCCCAACAGAGCTCTGGACTGGCATAAACACCCTGTCATTAATGCAGCTTATGTAGAAAAAGGAGAAATACAGATCGAGAGAAAAGAAGACGGCAAAACACAATGGATAAGAAAAGGTCAGGTTCTTCCTGAAATGGTCAACATTGCCCACAGAGGAAAAACCGGAGATAAAGGAGCAACCCTGATTGTTTTCTACAGCGGGACTCCTGATATCCCTTTGTCTGAACCGGTAAAATAG
- a CDS encoding c-type cytochrome translates to MKKILLAGILGLMIVSCSKKENTAEVAASSETAAVSEPVPANLSGDQIMETLDCSGCHSVNERMIGPSYKEIAGKYSEKDTELLASKIIEGGSGVWGSVPMAAHPQVSKEDAKKMVEYILSQKK, encoded by the coding sequence ATGAAAAAAATACTTTTGGCAGGAATATTGGGTCTTATGATCGTTTCCTGTTCTAAAAAAGAAAATACAGCAGAAGTGGCAGCTTCTTCTGAGACAGCTGCTGTTTCAGAACCGGTACCAGCTAATCTTTCAGGTGATCAGATCATGGAAACATTGGATTGCTCAGGATGCCACTCTGTGAATGAGAGAATGATAGGACCTTCTTATAAGGAAATTGCAGGAAAGTACTCTGAAAAGGATACAGAACTGCTGGCTTCCAAAATTATAGAAGGCGGAAGTGGAGTATGGGGAAGTGTGCCTATGGCTGCCCATCCACAGGTATCTAAAGAAGATGCCAAAAAAATGGTGGAATATATTTTAAGTCAGAAGAAATAA
- the rlmF gene encoding 23S rRNA (adenine(1618)-N(6))-methyltransferase RlmF: protein MSAEKSSLHTRNLHRNPYDFDALISCVPELKHFVFVNAYQTVTINFSIPKAVKLLNKALLLHFYHIKGWDIPDTNLCPPIPGRADYVHYIADLLTEQLDKIPTGSPVKGLDIGTGANLVYPLISHQSYGWAMLGTDINQDSLINARHILDQNPELSSAIQLKSQPDADHIFKNIIGPEDRFTFTMCNPPFHDSEEAAMKGNIRKTKNLKISKFKQPLLNFGGQQSELWCEGGELAFITKVIHESALFSSQVLWFTCLVSKKDNLNKLTNLLKKVNAVEVKTIDMAQGQKVSRMLAWTFIPQKERRTWFV, encoded by the coding sequence ATGTCCGCTGAAAAATCCAGTCTGCACACAAGAAATCTACATCGTAATCCCTATGATTTTGATGCGCTTATTTCTTGTGTGCCGGAACTGAAACACTTTGTTTTCGTTAATGCTTATCAGACGGTAACTATTAATTTCAGCATTCCAAAAGCGGTGAAACTGCTCAACAAAGCCTTACTCTTACATTTTTACCATATTAAAGGCTGGGATATTCCGGACACTAATCTTTGTCCTCCCATTCCCGGACGTGCAGATTATGTACATTATATTGCCGATCTTTTAACTGAACAATTGGATAAAATTCCTACAGGAAGTCCTGTAAAAGGGCTTGATATAGGAACAGGAGCCAATCTTGTGTATCCTTTAATCAGTCATCAATCTTATGGTTGGGCCATGCTGGGAACAGATATCAATCAGGATTCTTTGATCAATGCCCGGCATATTTTAGATCAAAATCCGGAACTTTCATCTGCCATTCAGTTGAAAAGTCAGCCCGATGCTGATCATATCTTTAAAAATATTATTGGTCCTGAAGACAGGTTTACTTTTACCATGTGCAATCCTCCTTTTCATGATTCGGAAGAAGCTGCAATGAAAGGGAATATCAGGAAAACAAAGAATCTTAAAATATCAAAATTCAAGCAGCCTTTACTTAATTTTGGTGGCCAACAGTCGGAACTTTGGTGTGAAGGAGGTGAACTGGCTTTTATCACTAAGGTGATTCATGAAAGTGCATTATTTTCATCACAGGTTCTTTGGTTCACGTGTCTGGTTTCCAAAAAAGACAATCTTAATAAACTCACCAACCTTTTAAAGAAAGTAAACGCTGTAGAGGTGAAAACCATTGATATGGCTCAAGGACAGAAAGTAAGCAGAATGCTTGCCTGGACGTTTATTCCTCAGAAGGAGAGGAGAACGTGGTTTGTATAA